The segment GAACTGGGTCCGCTCGATTGCGCGGCGCTGCTCGACCTCGATCGGCGGATGCACGAAACCGGCACCGCCGTCATCGCTTCGGTTGTTCCGGCAGCTCTCGACGACGTGTTTGCCTGTATCGATCAGCCGCATCCGGAAATTCTGGTGGCTCCCTCCCGGGGCGATCGGCTGGTGGCGCTCGGCCGAGTGATGGCGAGCCGGACGAGCAATCGGGTGCGGGAAGGTGCGGCGAGCGAGGACGTGCTGCGCCAGCTTACCGAGCAGGTGGGCCAGCTTGCCGCGCAACTTGATCGGCTGACGGGCGGTGAGCGGCCAGTGTTCCGGCTTGAATCGCCGACCGACGGTTTCCGCGGGGCGGACGAGGCGGAGCGGCGGCTGATCCGCAGCCCCCGCCCGCCGCTGCCTGATCCGCGGCTGATACGGCGGATCATCGCCCAGCGCCGGGCACGCGACAAGTTCTTCGGTTCGGACCTGTTCGCGGACCCGGCATGGGATATTCTGCTCGATCTCACCGCCGCGCGGGCGGAACACACCCGGGTGTCCGTCACCAGCCTGTGCATCGCCAGCGGGGTGCCACCCACCACCGCGCTGCGCTGGATCAGCCAGATGATCGAGGCGGGGCTGCTGGAGCGGATCGAGAACGAAAGCGATCGCCGCCGCGCCTTCATCCTGTTGTCCGACAAGGCGGCCGAGGCGATGGCGCGCTATTTCGCTGAGCTGGGCAAGGACGGCAAACTGCTGGTCTGACGCACGATTCCGGGCGTCGTTGAAACTTCGGCAACCAATTCGCTTTAGGGTCATGCCAGTCGCAAGGGGCCTGGCACTTTGATCGAAGTCGAAATCCAGAACGAAACGCACCAGTCGCACCACCGCATCCGATTTGCCGCGGTCCCGCGGATCGGCGAAGGCATCCGCCTGCGCGAACCGGATGGCTGCTGGGCCAGCTATGACATCCTCGATCTGTGGTATCAGAAAGCGGAATACGGCGACGTCTGGGTGCCGTACCTCCACGTCTGCATGACCCCGATCGAAAAGGCGAATGTCGCCCCGGCGCAAGCACCGCTCGGCGACACGATGCACGAGCAGGAGCGCCCGGTGTTCGGTGAAGAGGAGTTCGTGTCATTCACGGTCTGATCAAGCGCTTGAACGGCGCCCCGGGCGCCGTCCCGCCGCGGGCCGACATCCCACGGCCGCCCCAGCCGCCGGCGCCAGTCGCCGTCGAACCGGCGCCCGCCGCTCCCCCGCGCAGTCAGCGCATCTGCCTGCTGGTCGATGATTCGCGGATGATCCGCAAGATCGCCCGCCGCATTGTCGAATCCATCGGCTATGCCGTGGTCGAGGCAGAGAACGGGGAGGAAGGGCTCGCGCGTTGCCGCGCGGCGATGCCGGACCTGGTCATCACCGACTGGAACATGCCGGTGATGAGCGGGATCGAATTCGTGACCGCCCTGCGCGCAATTCCGTCTGCGAACCCGCCCAAGGTCGTCTTCTGCACCACCAATTCCGGTGCCCGGGACATCCACAAGGGCATCGCAGCCGGGGCCGACGAATACGTGATCAAGCCGTTCGACGAAGCAGCGTTGCTCACCCGCCTCCAATCGGTCGGAGCGGCCTAGGAAGGCGGCCGCAGCCGCAGGACGACGGTCAGCCCCGGGACGGTACCCGCCGGGTTGCGGATCGCGTCCGCCCGGGCGCGAACGACGATCGCTTCGGGCACGTCGCTGTCATATACGATCGCATCAGCTTCACCGAGCAGACGGGCCTGGCGCAAGGTCAGGTCGTCGGCATCCTCGCTCGTCAGATCGATCTCCACCATCGCCGCTGGCGGGGCAT is part of the Altererythrobacter sp. TH136 genome and harbors:
- a CDS encoding MarR family transcriptional regulator, whose product is MCSDAEIAGFYPVSGASLVDALYEPHQALANCVLLHCEELGPLDCAALLDLDRRMHETGTAVIASVVPAALDDVFACIDQPHPEILVAPSRGDRLVALGRVMASRTSNRVREGAASEDVLRQLTEQVGQLAAQLDRLTGGERPVFRLESPTDGFRGADEAERRLIRSPRPPLPDPRLIRRIIAQRRARDKFFGSDLFADPAWDILLDLTAARAEHTRVSVTSLCIASGVPPTTALRWISQMIEAGLLERIENESDRRRAFILLSDKAAEAMARYFAELGKDGKLLV
- a CDS encoding response regulator → MNGAPGAVPPRADIPRPPQPPAPVAVEPAPAAPPRSQRICLLVDDSRMIRKIARRIVESIGYAVVEAENGEEGLARCRAAMPDLVITDWNMPVMSGIEFVTALRAIPSANPPKVVFCTTNSGARDIHKGIAAGADEYVIKPFDEAALLTRLQSVGAA